Proteins from one uncultured Anaeromusa sp. genomic window:
- a CDS encoding diguanylate cyclase gives MTGRGKLRLLCLTTGLGPLLLFYFLAGGVLREHRQLEATFSLALAAACLLAFLAASVGVPWLWGRTLTRIHAWCEHVKKGELADLPVLPNEMADAADEDDLLRLSRDLQWMIRRIRLREQELNRRTVDLEEAYRRMRELALVDPLTGLSNRRHFFEHLQVELPVAKDCSRPLSLLMLDIDYFKKINDTYGHPGGDCVLQGMGNLLAEAVSPREMAARIGGEEFAVILPGVSAEEAARKALEILQKVSRHCFLYQGVRIEGVTVSIGLHTLQKGEECQADPFLLGADKALYQAKREGRNCVYCCARASGVPVSLEEWQKRKEKQSEREDARENELFSQGLVRCCCRDRQVGGSG, from the coding sequence GTGACCGGGCGGGGCAAGCTGCGGCTGCTTTGCCTGACGACAGGGCTAGGGCCGCTATTGCTTTTCTATTTCCTGGCGGGCGGAGTGCTGCGGGAGCATCGGCAATTGGAAGCAACCTTTTCGTTGGCTTTGGCTGCGGCTTGCCTGCTGGCTTTTTTGGCAGCTTCAGTGGGCGTTCCGTGGCTTTGGGGCCGCACGTTGACGCGGATACACGCTTGGTGCGAGCATGTGAAAAAAGGAGAACTGGCTGACTTGCCTGTTCTTCCTAATGAAATGGCGGATGCCGCCGATGAGGATGACTTACTTCGCTTGTCGCGTGATTTGCAATGGATGATACGGCGCATCCGCTTGCGTGAACAGGAGCTCAACCGGCGGACGGTGGATTTGGAAGAGGCTTATCGGCGCATGAGGGAGCTGGCTTTGGTGGATCCGCTCACAGGCTTGTCCAACCGCAGACACTTTTTTGAGCACTTGCAGGTAGAGCTTCCTGTAGCCAAAGATTGCAGTCGTCCGTTGTCGCTGCTGATGTTGGATATTGATTACTTCAAAAAAATCAACGATACCTACGGTCATCCCGGCGGCGATTGCGTACTGCAAGGCATGGGAAATTTGCTGGCCGAAGCGGTATCTCCCAGAGAGATGGCGGCCCGCATAGGGGGCGAAGAATTTGCCGTAATTTTACCGGGCGTTAGTGCGGAGGAAGCGGCGCGCAAGGCCTTGGAAATCTTACAAAAAGTCAGCCGGCATTGCTTTTTATACCAAGGCGTACGCATTGAAGGAGTTACGGTTTCCATTGGCTTGCATACGCTGCAAAAGGGAGAGGAGTGCCAGGCGGATCCTTTTTTGCTGGGAGCGGATAAGGCGCTTTACCAGGCGAAGCGGGAGGGGCGCAACTGCGTGTATTGCTGCGCTCGTGCTTCCGGCGTGCCGGTGAGTTTGGAAGAGTGGCAAAAACGCAAAGAAAAACAGAGCGAACGCGAAGATGCGCGGGAAAACGAATTGTTTAGTCAAGGTCTTGTGCGTTGCTGCTGCAGAGACCGGCAGGTTGGCGGAAGCGGCTGA